The genomic DNA cttctgacttcaactgtatatactggcATGTAGATGAGGGGATTGACAGTTAAGGGAAAAGTAGAGTTGGTGTTGGCAAGCATTTTCCATCTAAGAGAGCCGGTGAGGAGAAACATTAAGGTTAGCTGGTTAAAACACGTTAAAAACATAACTAATAACTAGGAAATTATCCATTAAAAAACATCTAAAAACTGAGTTGGGAATTGACAACACACCATCAAACCGTTTGTTGTGAAAGTGTGAAGTTCCACAAAAAGAATAGAAGGAAACTATGAAGGTTCAAATAGAAAGAAAAAGGTCTGTAATCCCTTTGGTCTCAGAGCGGAGACACAATTGGCTGTTCAGGTAAAGTGATGCACATTTCTGACTGGTCAGCATCAAATCACTATTCTTTGCAGCACCGGTTACCATGGCAATTCCTAAAAATACTTCTTTAGAAGAGGTGTCAATGGAGACCTGAAGATGGCAAGTTAAAAGAACAGGAAGTGTTCAAGGAATCAAGATGTGTGCGTGTTGGAAACCTCTAACCGTCTCAGTCCCTCCTGGCAGTGGATGGTCCTCATTTATCCAAATCATCAACCCCCATGTCTCCTGTGTCTGTTTGGGAGTGTGCGGGTAGAGCAGAAGAAGGGCCTCTGCGTCTGGGGGCTCCACAGGTTCCAAGGGTAAGGTCACTTATGTCTTATGGGAGTCTGGAGTGAGGGGTCCGGGGGTGTTGGTCCCATCCAGACTGTGTGTGGGGATATGGAAATGAGGGGTGAGCACTGAGGGGAACTGGAAGAGAACACAAGAGAACAACTTCAATGGGTCATATAGAGCAGAATTTGGGTCAAAATAGAAGATACAGTATagagcagagacacagagacagaacaggctCGAGCAGGAACCAATGAGGACAGAAAGCGTGATGAGAGAAAGACACTGAAGTGCAGAAAGGGATGAGCGAGGATTGCgatgagagggggggggggtgtgttcTGACCTGGAACAGGGTGTGTGCTCCCTGCTGGCGGCGGGTGGCAGGGCTGAGGGGAGCCACCGGACTGAGCGTGCTCCAGAAGTGGATGTTAGACAGCAGTGGACTGGGGGTCAGCAACAGAGTGGgcgtctgtaaacacacacacactagtagttaggagaaagacagaaacaaTGTCAGGAAAAAAACTTAAAACATACTCAAATTGCCATTTGGGAATATCTCAAAATTATCACCAGTTGGTACAAAAATATTCTCAATGCTGAAATTAGAGCTGTAAGTGATagtattttaattgaaaacaacaTTCTCTTTTGTATCCATAATGGAGGTTTTGATTGTTTACCAGCAGCCCAAGGCAAAGCCAACCCAGATGAGAAGCTGGCCAGGGGCTGGCTCCAACGGAGCCATCTCATGACCGCAGTAGCATAGATGTTAACCCACAGAGGGAAAATCTGAGAGAATAATGAGACCATTGTCAGGTCCTGCTGATATAATCTAATATTATGATCACAACAGGAACATGTGGTCAAACGGCCAACATCCCATTGACAGGCCAAAGGAATGACAACAGCTGTTGTCTTGGCATATCAGTTCAGTCAGAGAGGAAGTGTGTTCAATAAAACTACAACACTGCTGCCATCTGCTGGGGAAAAACTATCAATGACGTTTGTTTACATGTCACCTCATCCCTAATCGTAAATGTATCTTCTCCTAATCAAGAATACATCTTAAACAATACTGTGAGTGTGGAGCGTAAAGATTGTggaaaaatgtgtgtgtgggtgtctcaCCTGTAGCAGTGCTGGCGTGAGAGAGGCGGTGGGTAGTGAGGGGCTGTAGAGGTTCATAGGTGAAAGGTCAGAGGCAGTGACCACCAGTGTAGGAGTGGAAAGCTCCAGGACTTTAGGAGGCTTGCGGGCCTTGCCCCCTGTGATATGGCCACTCACACACACCGGAGACAAACTCATCTCCCTATTCCCTCCCTTGTCCCCGTTTCCTCCACATACCTCACCACTTGACACATGGCCAGAACTCTGCAcctgacagagaaagggagagagattgaggaagCACAGTCAGTTGAATCACAGAAAGCAAAAACATGAATGCTAAATCCATCTTCGTGTTGAGTAATCTACATCTCAGTGGATTGGACAAAGATGGACTCCATGTCGCAGAAGGTGTGTGTGCACATTATTCTTACCGCCTGTATCTGAATCTCTGTCGGTTGGGAGGAGATAGACTCGATGTCACTGTCAATCACCAGCTCCTGGGTGGAGTCCGGCACCATGCTGGGGGAGGGACTCCGAGAGGGCATCTTTGATAAGCTGAAACTATGCAGGATTCGAAGATTCGAGGATTCCAAGGTCTTGGCTTGCTCAAACGCATACACAGCCTGAGGCAGGAGGGTGGAGTGTGTCCTCACTACATCATCTATGGGAGGCGGGACTTGGAGAGGGTACAATGGCGGATTGGATGTTTCTATAGTAACCTGAGGTGGTGGAGGGCTTCTCTTGGGAGGGGTGGTCCCAAACTTGATGACTGACGGCGATGGCATTGGCTGAGAGGGTGGGTCTTGGGCCCGGGTATTAGACTTCCTGTCGGCCATCTTGTCTCCGGGGTTCTCCATCTTGATGGACTTGAACAGCTGCCGTCCATTTTGCAGCGAGGTGAGGGTGAACGAGGTGTACagaccagagtggatgtagtcaTTACGGTTGGACGGTTTAGTACTGGACCCCCGTGTCGCTGTCACACCTTCACTCCTGTCCCCACCCTCATCATCTCTGGATGTGTTGTCCCCCCTCTCTGAGAGGGGCAGGCCAC from Oncorhynchus keta strain PuntledgeMale-10-30-2019 chromosome 10, Oket_V2, whole genome shotgun sequence includes the following:
- the LOC118388509 gene encoding ETS domain-containing protein Elk-4 isoform X2, translated to MTQKRKNEAKFRPWSAEYTPSTPEYVLLSPEYKPFKLTFSSSCSLEDLEMESVGSGESSEVEPDQDEVGLPVAAAGSMDSSVTLWQFLLQLLLDPTNDQLICWTNEEGEFKLLQAEEVAKLWGARKNKPNMNYDKLSRALRYYYDKNIIKKVNGQKFVYRFVSYPDILKGDASVRPDGEGGVGGGLPLSERGDNTSRDDEGGDRSEGVTATRGSSTKPSNRNDYIHSGLYTSFTLTSLQNGRQLFKSIKMENPGDKMADRKSNTRAQDPPSQPMPSPSVIKFGTTPPKRSPPPPQVTIETSNPPLYPLQVPPPIDDVVRTHSTLLPQAVYAFEQAKTLESSNLRILHSFSLSKMPSRSPSPSMVPDSTQELVIDSDIESISSQPTEIQIQASSGHVSSGEVCGGNGDKGGNREMSLSPVCVSGHITGGKARKPPKVLELSTPTLVVTASDLSPMNLYSPSLPTASLTPALLQTPTLLLTPSPLLSNIHFWSTLSPVAPLSPATRRQQGAHTLFQFPSVLTPHFHIPTHSLDGTNTPGPLTPDSHKT
- the LOC118388509 gene encoding ETS domain-containing protein Elk-4 isoform X1; this encodes MTQKRKNEAKFRPWSAEYTPSTPEYVLLSPEYKPFKLTFSSSCSLEDLEMESVGSGESSEVEPDQDEVGLPVAAAGSMDSSVTLWQFLLQLLLDPTNDQLICWTNEEGEFKLLQAEEVAKLWGARKNKPNMNYDKLSRALRYYYDKNIIKKVNGQKFVYRFVSYPDILKGDASVRPDGEGGVGGGLPLSERGDNTSRDDEGGDRSEGVTATRGSSTKPSNRNDYIHSGLYTSFTLTSLQNGRQLFKSIKMENPGDKMADRKSNTRAQDPPSQPMPSPSVIKFGTTPPKRSPPPPQVTIETSNPPLYPLQVPPPIDDVVRTHSTLLPQAVYAFEQAKTLESSNLRILHSFSLSKMPSRSPSPSMVPDSTQELVIDSDIESISSQPTEIQIQAVQSSGHVSSGEVCGGNGDKGGNREMSLSPVCVSGHITGGKARKPPKVLELSTPTLVVTASDLSPMNLYSPSLPTASLTPALLQTPTLLLTPSPLLSNIHFWSTLSPVAPLSPATRRQQGAHTLFQFPSVLTPHFHIPTHSLDGTNTPGPLTPDSHKT
- the LOC118388509 gene encoding ETS domain-containing protein Elk-4 isoform X3 — its product is MDSSVTLWQFLLQLLLDPTNDQLICWTNEEGEFKLLQAEEVAKLWGARKNKPNMNYDKLSRALRYYYDKNIIKKVNGQKFVYRFVSYPDILKGDASVRPDGEGGVGGGLPLSERGDNTSRDDEGGDRSEGVTATRGSSTKPSNRNDYIHSGLYTSFTLTSLQNGRQLFKSIKMENPGDKMADRKSNTRAQDPPSQPMPSPSVIKFGTTPPKRSPPPPQVTIETSNPPLYPLQVPPPIDDVVRTHSTLLPQAVYAFEQAKTLESSNLRILHSFSLSKMPSRSPSPSMVPDSTQELVIDSDIESISSQPTEIQIQAVQSSGHVSSGEVCGGNGDKGGNREMSLSPVCVSGHITGGKARKPPKVLELSTPTLVVTASDLSPMNLYSPSLPTASLTPALLQTPTLLLTPSPLLSNIHFWSTLSPVAPLSPATRRQQGAHTLFQFPSVLTPHFHIPTHSLDGTNTPGPLTPDSHKT